A stretch of the Glutamicibacter sp. JL.03c genome encodes the following:
- a CDS encoding LysR family transcriptional regulator, with protein MDSDVPVRQSMAHWLQLSSLELLVGIADHGSLSAGARAVGMAQSNASRALKTLERRLGYALVARKTSGSTLTAEGVLTVQWAREALAGLNAFAAGVHSLAAHGQTELEFAASMTVAEYLAPSWIGQLHEQLPSLTPRMRIMNSHDVIQAVEQERLGLGFVETPHLPSALQSREVFRDEMLIVVAPSHPWAARKRPVTLDELHETALVEREEGSGTRAFLDSLARAERAKPIAEFNSNATIGQLVAGGMGPAVLSQLAVEGQIKQGTLVEVPFAGPALMRALCAIWRKERAVNPNERTLLEIAISAR; from the coding sequence ATGGATAGTGATGTGCCGGTACGTCAGAGCATGGCCCACTGGCTGCAACTCTCGTCATTGGAGTTGCTGGTGGGCATTGCGGACCACGGGAGCTTGAGCGCGGGCGCTCGCGCGGTCGGCATGGCCCAGTCCAACGCCTCGAGGGCGCTGAAAACACTTGAACGCCGGTTGGGATATGCGCTGGTGGCCAGGAAAACCAGCGGCTCCACCCTGACCGCAGAAGGCGTGCTTACCGTCCAATGGGCGCGTGAAGCGCTTGCCGGGCTCAACGCTTTTGCCGCCGGAGTGCATTCCCTGGCCGCGCATGGCCAGACGGAACTGGAATTCGCAGCCAGCATGACCGTGGCCGAGTACCTGGCTCCCTCGTGGATCGGCCAGCTTCATGAGCAGTTGCCCAGCCTCACCCCGCGGATGAGGATCATGAATTCCCACGACGTGATCCAAGCGGTGGAACAAGAGCGGCTGGGGTTGGGCTTTGTTGAAACACCGCATCTGCCCTCCGCGCTGCAAAGCCGCGAAGTCTTCCGCGATGAAATGCTGATCGTGGTGGCGCCTTCCCACCCGTGGGCAGCCAGGAAGCGTCCGGTAACTCTCGATGAGCTGCATGAGACAGCACTGGTTGAACGCGAGGAAGGCTCGGGCACCAGGGCGTTCCTGGATTCCCTGGCGAGGGCCGAACGGGCCAAGCCGATTGCGGAGTTCAACAGCAATGCCACGATTGGCCAGCTGGTGGCCGGCGGCATGGGGCCGGCAGTGCTGAGCCAGTTGGCAGTTGAAGGCCAGATCAAGCAGGGGACCCTGGTGGAAGTTCCTTTTGCCGGGCCGGCGCTGATGCGCGCACTATGCGCCATCTGGCGCAAGGAACGCGCGGTGAATCCCAATGAGCGCACCCTGCTGGAGATCGCTATCAGCGCTCGCTGA
- a CDS encoding YeiH family protein: MNPFPGSTAAHPAATSHTAANHSATRRLLAGPAPGILLCLVVGALCMLISQYLSSVSALLIAIVLGALWRNLAAVPRVLDDGVGFSAKKLLRLGIVLLGFQLSLGSILSLGPSVLLVVLAAVAVTFLLTAWIGKLMGLELEQRLLIAIGFSICGAAAVAGAEGTLKAKEHQVATAVGLVVLFGTLMIPAMPALGLLLGLDDQGIGMLVGASTHEVAQVVAGAGSVSAAALAVAVTVKLARVLLLAPVVAGVGLYMRRQHSVRGDKHPPLVPLFILGFLSTMLLRTTIDLPEALLNSASTVQTLLLSASMFALGLGVNLRSIFTSGIKALLLGLIATLTIITVAASGTALFPPA; encoded by the coding sequence ATGAACCCCTTCCCCGGCTCGACCGCTGCACACCCCGCCGCCACCAGCCACACCGCCGCGAACCATTCGGCAACCCGCCGGCTGCTAGCAGGACCAGCCCCTGGAATCCTGCTCTGCCTGGTAGTCGGTGCGCTGTGCATGCTGATCAGCCAGTACCTCAGCTCGGTGAGCGCACTGCTGATCGCCATCGTGCTCGGTGCCCTGTGGCGCAACCTTGCCGCGGTACCCCGCGTTCTTGACGACGGGGTGGGGTTTTCAGCGAAGAAGCTCTTGCGGCTGGGCATCGTCCTCTTGGGATTCCAGCTGTCCTTGGGCTCCATTCTCTCCCTGGGCCCTTCAGTGCTGCTGGTGGTTCTCGCCGCGGTGGCCGTCACGTTCTTGCTTACCGCGTGGATCGGCAAGCTGATGGGCCTGGAACTGGAGCAGCGGCTCTTGATCGCCATTGGCTTTTCCATTTGCGGCGCGGCCGCAGTAGCTGGCGCCGAGGGAACCCTCAAGGCCAAAGAACATCAGGTAGCCACGGCGGTCGGGCTGGTCGTGCTTTTTGGAACACTGATGATTCCCGCGATGCCGGCGCTGGGCCTGCTCTTGGGCCTGGATGATCAAGGCATCGGGATGCTCGTCGGAGCGTCCACCCACGAGGTGGCCCAGGTCGTGGCCGGTGCCGGATCCGTTTCCGCCGCCGCGCTGGCTGTGGCCGTCACCGTGAAACTGGCCCGCGTTCTCTTGCTCGCCCCGGTCGTTGCCGGGGTGGGACTGTATATGCGTCGCCAGCACAGCGTCCGTGGCGATAAGCATCCGCCCCTGGTGCCGTTGTTCATCCTCGGGTTCCTGTCAACGATGCTGCTGCGCACCACCATCGACCTGCCCGAGGCATTGCTCAACAGCGCCTCCACGGTGCAAACACTGCTCTTATCGGCTTCGATGTTCGCGCTCGGTCTGGGCGTGAACCTGCGCAGCATCTTCACTTCCGGCATCAAGGCGCTGCTTCTAGGCCTGATCGCAACGCTCACCATCATCACGGTGGCAGCCAGCGGAACCGCGCTTTTCCCGCCTGCCTAG
- a CDS encoding 3-hydroxybutyrate dehydrogenase translates to MTQESELPTSSTLGLHGRRALVTGGASGIGFACAQALAQAGAAVTIADLNEEAAHEAASKIGGTAWAVDLSDTAALEQHSIDTDILVNNAGIQKVAAIHEFDPEAWRLIHRLMLEAPFLLIRAALPGMRERGFGRIINISSIHGLRASVFKSAYVSAKHGLEGLSKVAALEGAEHGITSNCINPGYVRTALVEQQIADQAKLHQIPETDVVQKIMLTEAAVKRLVEPEEVASLAAWLSSDSAGMVTGASYAMDGGWSAR, encoded by the coding sequence ATGACTCAAGAATCAGAACTGCCAACGAGCAGCACGCTCGGATTGCACGGGCGGCGCGCATTGGTCACTGGGGGAGCCTCGGGAATCGGTTTTGCCTGCGCCCAAGCCTTGGCCCAAGCCGGTGCGGCGGTGACGATTGCGGATCTGAATGAGGAGGCAGCCCATGAAGCGGCGAGCAAGATCGGCGGAACAGCGTGGGCGGTAGATCTCTCGGATACCGCGGCCCTGGAACAGCACAGCATTGATACCGACATCCTGGTCAACAACGCCGGCATCCAGAAAGTGGCCGCGATCCACGAATTTGATCCCGAGGCCTGGCGGCTGATCCACCGGCTGATGCTGGAAGCACCCTTCCTGCTGATCCGGGCAGCTCTGCCCGGAATGCGCGAGCGCGGGTTCGGGCGGATCATTAATATCTCATCGATTCACGGCCTGCGCGCCAGTGTTTTCAAGAGCGCCTATGTTTCGGCCAAACATGGTCTGGAAGGGCTGTCCAAGGTTGCAGCGCTGGAAGGCGCGGAGCACGGGATCACCAGCAACTGCATCAACCCGGGCTATGTCCGTACGGCCCTCGTGGAACAGCAGATCGCGGATCAGGCCAAGCTGCATCAGATTCCGGAGACGGACGTGGTGCAGAAAATCATGCTCACCGAGGCCGCTGTCAAGAGGCTCGTCGAGCCGGAGGAAGTCGCTTCCCTAGCTGCCTGGCTCAGCTCCGACTCGGCAGGCATGGTCACCGGTGCCTCCTACGCCATGGATGGCGGGTGGAGTGCGCGATAG
- a CDS encoding FAD:protein FMN transferase: MSGKSTWEIWGLNAAMTVEGGHQIQAARAIAEAVLADIELACSRFRPDSEVMKLARSGAECTAISPTLALLIEGALQAARDSDGDVDPLLGGELVNLGYDRDFAHLPETTIKGVSITQRPLRPILWPHIQLVGTRLTLPAGTALDLGATAKAMAADWTAARVSEELGTAVLVSLGGDIATAGTAKEPWQVLVRDTDADPWQQISLQSGFAVATSSTRKRRWSHRGLAMHHILDPAFGLPAHPVHSSITVAAPTCLAANTYTTAGIVRGTKALEWLESMNLPARLVSLDGRVQHTSRWPAPAHDPRSVSANG, encoded by the coding sequence ATGAGCGGGAAATCTACCTGGGAAATCTGGGGACTGAACGCGGCGATGACCGTAGAAGGCGGGCACCAGATCCAGGCCGCGAGGGCGATTGCCGAGGCGGTCCTGGCCGACATCGAACTGGCCTGCAGCCGCTTCCGCCCCGATTCGGAAGTGATGAAGCTGGCCCGGAGCGGGGCCGAGTGCACCGCCATCTCCCCCACGCTGGCATTGCTCATCGAAGGCGCCTTGCAAGCGGCCCGCGACAGCGACGGAGATGTTGATCCGCTGCTCGGCGGCGAACTGGTCAATCTGGGCTATGACCGCGATTTCGCCCATCTTCCCGAAACGACCATCAAGGGCGTGAGCATCACCCAGCGCCCCTTGCGCCCGATCCTGTGGCCGCACATACAGTTGGTCGGAACCAGGCTGACCCTGCCCGCGGGCACCGCCTTGGATCTGGGCGCCACTGCCAAGGCCATGGCGGCGGACTGGACTGCGGCGAGGGTGTCCGAAGAACTGGGCACCGCCGTCCTGGTCAGCCTCGGAGGCGACATCGCAACCGCCGGCACCGCCAAGGAACCCTGGCAGGTGCTCGTTCGGGACACCGATGCCGATCCGTGGCAACAAATCTCCTTGCAATCCGGCTTCGCCGTGGCCACTTCCAGCACACGCAAGCGCCGCTGGAGCCACCGCGGATTGGCCATGCACCACATCCTCGATCCGGCCTTCGGACTGCCGGCACATCCGGTCCATTCCAGCATCACCGTCGCCGCGCCAACCTGTCTGGCGGCCAATACCTATACGACCGCAGGCATCGTTCGCGGCACCAAGGCGCTGGAATGGCTTGAATCCATGAACCTCCCCGCTCGCCTGGTCAGCCTCGACGGCAGGGTGCAGCACACCTCCCGGTGGCCGGCGCCGGCTCATGACCCAAGGAGCGTGAGCGCTAATGGATGA
- a CDS encoding ferric reductase-like transmembrane domain-containing protein — protein sequence MDELVWSIARTSGIISLGLLTGSLLLGVMTRSGRSFGALSRYTQSLLHRSLSLLAVLFTALHVAALLADSYARVHLIDLLIPFLGDYRPFWQGLGTVGLMLMVAVALTGLLRQRLGQRLFRGIHLASYLLWPIAVAHGLGNGSDAGTLWYRAITVVSIALVIAAGIWRLTADYASHAAIRRVAREGVRP from the coding sequence ATGGATGAGCTTGTCTGGTCCATCGCGCGCACCAGCGGCATCATCAGCCTGGGCCTGCTGACCGGTTCACTGCTGCTGGGAGTCATGACCCGTTCTGGCAGGTCCTTCGGTGCCCTCTCCCGCTACACCCAAAGCCTGCTCCATCGAAGCCTTTCGCTGCTCGCAGTGCTCTTTACCGCCTTGCATGTCGCGGCGCTGCTGGCGGATTCCTACGCCCGGGTGCACCTGATCGACCTGCTCATCCCGTTTCTCGGCGATTACCGGCCATTCTGGCAGGGACTGGGAACCGTCGGGCTGATGCTGATGGTTGCGGTGGCGCTGACCGGGCTGCTGCGCCAGCGGCTGGGCCAAAGGTTATTCCGGGGCATCCACCTCGCTTCCTACCTGTTGTGGCCGATTGCCGTGGCCCACGGGCTGGGCAACGGGTCGGATGCCGGCACCCTTTGGTACCGCGCGATCACCGTCGTTTCGATCGCACTTGTTATCGCCGCCGGCATCTGGCGGCTGACCGCTGATTACGCAAGCCATGCGGCTATCCGCCGGGTGGCCCGCGAAGGAGTGAGACCATGA
- a CDS encoding NADH-ubiquinone oxidoreductase-F iron-sulfur binding region domain-containing protein, producing MSATSTPPVHRGVLEEPRLLAAGPGAGWAEHLDCFGPLPQEYSDPQILSEWEASGLAGRGGGAFPTARKIAAVQRAAARSRRAPVVIGNGSEGEPLSFKDQLLLRHAPHLVLDGLLLTARILGARESYIAAKSGLHPRLLDALAERGETSVSLHATDSHFLAGQATAVISSMEGGPSLPRHASGHLSDAGLAGAPTLLVNVETLAHLALIARYSSSWFRTAGTAADPGSRLLTVHDQGRYQVHEVHGSSDLSLVLEQLQISAASVQAVLIGGYHGQWTIDLDVRLSAANDDRHHPAALAAGAGVIEIMRHDICPLARTSQIIDYLARASARQCGPCLHGLPTLARDVQALAQRFADPKLPEQINRLGALVAGRGSCHHPDASARLAISALQVFDDEVAAHLSGTCHHNTQEQR from the coding sequence ATGAGCGCCACCAGCACCCCACCTGTGCACCGAGGTGTCCTCGAAGAACCGCGGTTGCTCGCGGCAGGTCCCGGGGCGGGCTGGGCCGAGCACCTTGACTGCTTTGGCCCGTTGCCCCAGGAGTATTCCGACCCGCAGATCCTGTCCGAATGGGAGGCCTCAGGATTGGCAGGCCGCGGCGGCGGGGCGTTCCCCACCGCACGGAAGATCGCCGCGGTGCAACGCGCGGCCGCCCGCAGCCGGCGAGCGCCAGTTGTCATCGGCAACGGTTCAGAAGGAGAACCCCTGAGTTTCAAGGATCAGCTGTTGCTGCGACACGCACCCCATCTGGTTCTGGACGGCCTGCTGCTCACGGCGCGAATCCTCGGGGCGCGCGAGAGCTACATTGCGGCGAAGTCCGGCCTGCATCCGCGATTGCTTGACGCGCTGGCCGAACGCGGCGAAACCTCGGTGTCATTGCACGCCACGGATTCGCATTTCCTGGCCGGCCAAGCCACCGCGGTGATTTCGTCCATGGAAGGCGGTCCGTCTCTGCCGCGGCATGCTTCCGGGCATCTGAGTGACGCCGGTTTGGCGGGAGCGCCGACCTTGCTGGTCAATGTGGAGACTTTGGCGCATTTGGCCCTCATAGCCAGATACTCCTCGTCATGGTTCCGCACCGCGGGCACCGCCGCGGATCCGGGAAGCCGCCTGCTGACTGTTCATGACCAGGGCCGCTACCAGGTTCACGAGGTCCACGGGTCCAGCGACCTGTCGCTGGTTCTTGAACAGCTGCAGATCTCCGCGGCCAGTGTCCAGGCGGTGCTCATCGGCGGATACCACGGCCAATGGACCATAGACCTTGACGTGAGGCTATCGGCCGCGAACGATGATCGCCACCACCCGGCAGCCTTGGCCGCCGGCGCCGGAGTCATCGAAATAATGCGCCACGATATCTGCCCCTTGGCGCGGACCTCGCAGATCATCGACTATCTGGCACGTGCCTCGGCCCGCCAGTGCGGCCCCTGCCTTCATGGGCTTCCGACCTTGGCTCGCGATGTCCAAGCGCTCGCTCAGCGTTTTGCCGATCCCAAGCTGCCCGAACAGATTAACCGGCTGGGCGCGCTGGTGGCTGGCCGGGGCTCATGCCATCATCCCGATGCCTCGGCCCGCCTGGCCATCAGCGCCCTGCAGGTTTTTGACGACGAGGTAGCGGCGCATCTGTCCGGCACCTGCCACCACAACACCCAGGAGCAGCGATGA
- a CDS encoding ferredoxin produces the protein MSAELNIDWTRCQGRGLCIELLTGVLDSDPWGYPLALDGRAAGHGRVHVVGDHLEAAREAVKMCPLSALSLQEEAGALEGRR, from the coding sequence ATGAGCGCGGAACTGAATATCGATTGGACCCGTTGCCAGGGCCGGGGATTGTGCATTGAACTGCTGACCGGTGTTCTGGATAGCGATCCCTGGGGCTACCCGTTGGCTCTGGATGGCCGGGCTGCCGGCCACGGCAGGGTCCATGTGGTTGGCGACCATCTGGAGGCCGCTCGTGAGGCTGTCAAGATGTGCCCTCTCTCGGCGCTGTCCCTGCAAGAGGAAGCTGGCGCCTTGGAAGGTCGTCGCTGA
- a CDS encoding NUDIX hydrolase, with protein sequence MSESSPQPVPEVPIRRAASVLMLREGAEGFEVFVQHRVATMDFAAGMVVYPGGRVDPQDSETVARGRLDPAIARTHAERWAGTSVWDQGEASAQQKAGEILAAALREVFEETGLVLDPGQLFPWANWVTPAGFPRRFDTYFFVAALAADQEPAHQTTEAVRSDWAKPQELFAALERGELKMMRPTQRTLLDAMELGTVQAIIANDAAITAVHPDPRDSHSSHPVRASEIGMPGS encoded by the coding sequence ATGAGCGAATCTAGTCCCCAGCCCGTGCCCGAGGTTCCAATCCGGCGCGCAGCCAGTGTCCTGATGCTGCGCGAAGGCGCTGAAGGCTTTGAGGTTTTCGTTCAGCATCGCGTCGCCACCATGGATTTTGCCGCCGGCATGGTGGTGTATCCCGGGGGCAGGGTGGATCCCCAAGACAGCGAAACGGTCGCCCGCGGCCGGCTGGATCCTGCGATCGCCAGGACTCACGCCGAACGCTGGGCAGGCACCTCCGTGTGGGATCAGGGCGAAGCCAGCGCCCAGCAGAAGGCCGGTGAAATCCTGGCCGCCGCCCTGCGCGAGGTGTTCGAGGAAACCGGATTGGTCCTCGACCCCGGCCAGCTCTTCCCATGGGCCAACTGGGTGACTCCCGCGGGCTTCCCGCGCCGGTTCGATACCTATTTTTTTGTCGCAGCGCTGGCAGCGGATCAGGAACCTGCGCACCAGACCACCGAAGCCGTGCGCTCCGACTGGGCCAAGCCGCAGGAGCTCTTTGCGGCGCTTGAACGCGGCGAACTGAAGATGATGCGCCCCACCCAGCGGACCCTGCTCGACGCCATGGAGCTGGGAACAGTGCAGGCCATTATCGCCAATGATGCGGCGATCACCGCCGTTCATCCCGACCCCCGCGACTCCCACTCCTCGCACCCGGTGCGCGCCAGCGAAATCGGGATGCCCGGTTCGTGA
- a CDS encoding acyl-CoA dehydrogenase family protein, translated as MFEISDDQKSLIDMVHDFAETKIAPMAQKWDEEQHFPIDVLAQAGQLGMGGIYASEEHGGSALTRSDAVLVFEELAKADPTLAAYISIHNMVVWMVDSFGNDEQRAQWLPDLISMEQLGSYCLTEPGIGSDAAALSTRARKDGDEYVLSGVKQFISGAGSSGLYIVMARTADTGARGISAFLVPANLPGLGFGANEKKMGWKAQPTRQVIMEGVRIPAENLLGEEGQGFFMAMKALNGGRLNIAACSLGGGQLALEKSAAYLKERQAFGGPLAKQEALVFKLADMDMELEAARSLLRRAASALDAQSPDMVRLCAMAKKVATDAGFNVANSAIQLHGGYGYLADYGMEKIFRDLRVHQILEGTNEIMSLIVGRSLLDK; from the coding sequence GTGTTTGAAATAAGCGACGACCAGAAATCGCTGATCGACATGGTCCACGATTTCGCGGAAACCAAGATCGCACCGATGGCCCAAAAATGGGATGAAGAGCAGCATTTCCCCATCGATGTCCTCGCCCAGGCCGGGCAACTGGGGATGGGCGGCATTTATGCCTCGGAGGAACATGGGGGCTCGGCGCTCACCCGCAGCGACGCGGTGCTGGTCTTCGAAGAACTGGCCAAGGCCGACCCCACCCTGGCCGCCTACATTTCCATCCACAACATGGTGGTGTGGATGGTCGATAGCTTCGGCAACGATGAACAACGCGCACAATGGCTGCCGGACTTGATCAGCATGGAACAGCTCGGCTCCTACTGCCTGACCGAACCGGGAATCGGCTCCGACGCCGCGGCCCTGAGCACCCGCGCCCGCAAAGACGGCGACGAATACGTGCTCAGCGGTGTTAAGCAATTCATCTCGGGAGCCGGCAGCTCCGGGCTCTACATCGTCATGGCCCGCACCGCGGATACCGGTGCCCGAGGCATCAGTGCCTTTCTGGTTCCAGCAAATCTGCCGGGACTGGGCTTTGGAGCTAATGAGAAGAAGATGGGCTGGAAGGCGCAGCCTACCCGCCAGGTCATCATGGAAGGCGTGCGCATTCCCGCCGAAAACCTGTTGGGCGAGGAAGGCCAAGGATTCTTTATGGCCATGAAAGCCCTGAATGGCGGACGACTGAATATCGCCGCCTGCTCGCTGGGCGGCGGCCAGCTGGCACTGGAAAAATCGGCCGCGTACCTCAAGGAACGCCAGGCCTTCGGCGGACCGTTGGCCAAGCAGGAGGCGCTGGTCTTCAAGCTCGCCGACATGGATATGGAACTCGAAGCGGCACGGTCACTGTTGCGCCGCGCGGCCAGCGCCCTGGATGCCCAAAGTCCCGATATGGTCCGCCTGTGCGCCATGGCCAAGAAGGTCGCCACCGATGCCGGATTCAACGTGGCCAACAGCGCCATCCAATTGCACGGCGGCTACGGGTACCTTGCGGACTACGGCATGGAGAAGATCTTCCGTGATCTGCGAGTGCACCAGATCCTGGAAGGCACCAACGAGATCATGTCGCTGATTGTCGGGCGCAGCCTGCTCGATAAGTGA
- a CDS encoding winged helix-turn-helix transcriptional regulator, with amino-acid sequence MQRLGDKWTPLVLLALADGPLRFSGLRQLIGSVTPKVLTSTLRTLERDGLVQRTVYAQVPVRVDYELTDIGHSLLGPMETLRKWSESHASKVLQARDEFDARDDLIRS; translated from the coding sequence ATGCAGCGCCTAGGGGATAAATGGACACCGCTGGTACTTTTGGCCCTGGCTGACGGGCCGTTACGTTTCTCCGGGTTACGCCAACTCATCGGCAGCGTCACTCCCAAAGTGCTCACCAGCACCCTGCGCACCCTTGAGCGCGACGGGCTGGTGCAACGCACCGTCTACGCGCAGGTTCCGGTCCGCGTGGACTACGAGCTCACGGACATCGGCCACAGCCTGCTGGGTCCGATGGAAACCCTGCGCAAGTGGTCCGAGAGCCACGCATCCAAGGTGCTCCAAGCGCGAGACGAGTTCGATGCCCGAGATGATCTGATCCGTAGCTGA
- a CDS encoding NAD(P)-dependent oxidoreductase: MKIAVYGATGMVGTEVVAEAISRGHDVTSVTRSGTEVAGTTAVKAELNDAATYRDLGKNNDVIVISVPPSRTGGDHQEYLDAFEEITETLTPARLIVIGGAGATEVNGVRLLDAPGFPDAYRAEAETAAAVYDMFTSVSGITWTVVAPAPEIAPGRRTGSYTQGTDSPAGDFVSSQDFAVAILDEIETPAHENRRLTVASEK; encoded by the coding sequence ATGAAGATCGCAGTTTACGGAGCCACCGGCATGGTCGGCACTGAAGTTGTTGCAGAAGCCATTTCCCGCGGGCACGACGTCACTTCGGTAACCCGCTCGGGCACCGAGGTCGCCGGCACCACCGCCGTCAAAGCCGAACTGAATGACGCCGCCACCTACCGCGACCTGGGCAAGAACAATGACGTCATCGTCATCTCCGTTCCGCCATCGCGTACCGGCGGCGACCATCAGGAATACCTGGACGCCTTCGAAGAGATCACCGAGACACTCACCCCTGCCCGCCTGATCGTTATCGGCGGCGCTGGCGCCACCGAAGTCAACGGCGTTCGCCTGCTCGACGCCCCTGGCTTCCCGGATGCCTACCGCGCGGAAGCTGAAACCGCTGCGGCCGTCTATGACATGTTCACCTCGGTCTCCGGCATCACCTGGACGGTTGTCGCTCCGGCTCCTGAAATCGCACCGGGACGCCGCACCGGAAGCTACACCCAGGGCACCGATTCCCCAGCTGGCGACTTCGTTTCCAGCCAGGACTTCGCCGTGGCGATCCTCGACGAAATCGAGACCCCCGCCCACGAAAACCGCCGGCTGACCGTAGCCAGCGAAAAGTAG
- a CDS encoding ABC transporter substrate-binding protein encodes MQRNSRSSRILAGTFALPLIGALLAGCSSTGSTDSTAQGKEPVTGGTMVYASGDAEPSCLDPHVGGNYPQALVASQYLESLFTKDANGEIIPWLAESTEVSQDGLTRTIKLRDGITFTDGTKLTAQAIKANIKHLKDPNTASSTGYLAVGKVVSIDVKDELTAVLKLSAPDNALLESLSMPWTAIESPKALERDQATNCASPVGTGPFKVKSWEHQKAVNLVRNEDYVLPVANDERSSSTAYLDGITWRFIPEAATRYAALQSGEVDVIDNAQPDTISSAADAGLGHLDAPRPGSSNRIELNSSKAPFSDVKVREAFIRAVDANTGVSSLFFGTAKRSNSLLSSVEPLAYSDESLFATDTAKANQLLDDAGWSQRDAEGYRVKDGKRLSLRFPVSTNQSVPAEQSLFEQFQAQAKAVGFEVKIDLLDLSSWYGALAKHEYNLVSAPYTKVGPSVLRVLYHSDSTVPAPSGYFANNAQVKNEKLDKLLTEAEETEDQAQRASLYEQAQKIVLEGYYVLPLYDQQNHFLYGKNVHGIGTTTAVSSPVYFDTFLTK; translated from the coding sequence ATGCAACGCAACTCGCGCTCTTCGCGTATCCTGGCCGGCACCTTCGCCTTGCCATTAATCGGCGCCCTCCTCGCCGGCTGTTCCTCAACTGGCAGCACCGATTCCACCGCGCAAGGCAAAGAACCGGTTACCGGCGGAACCATGGTCTATGCCTCGGGAGATGCTGAACCCAGCTGCCTGGACCCCCACGTGGGCGGAAACTACCCGCAGGCACTCGTAGCCAGCCAGTACCTCGAATCGCTGTTCACCAAGGACGCCAACGGCGAGATCATCCCTTGGCTGGCCGAAAGCACCGAAGTCTCCCAGGATGGGCTGACCCGCACCATCAAGCTGCGTGATGGCATCACCTTCACCGATGGCACCAAGCTCACCGCGCAAGCCATCAAGGCGAATATCAAGCACCTCAAGGATCCGAACACCGCGTCCTCCACCGGCTACCTCGCCGTGGGCAAGGTCGTGAGCATCGATGTCAAAGACGAGCTCACCGCGGTCTTGAAGCTTTCGGCTCCGGATAACGCGCTGCTCGAATCGCTGTCCATGCCATGGACCGCCATCGAATCCCCCAAGGCGCTGGAACGCGACCAGGCCACGAACTGCGCCTCTCCCGTGGGCACCGGACCTTTCAAGGTCAAGTCGTGGGAGCACCAGAAGGCCGTGAACCTGGTGCGCAACGAGGACTACGTCCTGCCGGTGGCCAATGATGAGCGCTCCAGCAGCACCGCCTATCTTGATGGCATCACCTGGCGCTTCATCCCCGAAGCCGCCACCCGCTATGCGGCCTTGCAGTCCGGCGAAGTCGATGTCATCGACAACGCCCAGCCGGACACCATCTCCTCGGCCGCCGACGCCGGGCTGGGCCACCTCGATGCGCCGCGTCCAGGCTCCTCGAACCGCATCGAGCTCAACAGCTCCAAGGCACCCTTTAGCGATGTGAAGGTGCGTGAAGCCTTCATCCGCGCTGTCGATGCCAACACCGGGGTGTCCTCGCTGTTCTTCGGCACCGCCAAGCGCAGCAACTCGCTGCTCTCCTCGGTGGAGCCTCTGGCCTACTCGGATGAATCGCTGTTCGCCACCGACACCGCCAAGGCCAACCAGCTGCTCGATGACGCCGGCTGGAGCCAGCGCGATGCCGAGGGCTATCGCGTGAAGGACGGCAAGCGCCTGAGCCTGCGCTTCCCGGTCTCCACCAACCAGTCGGTTCCCGCCGAGCAATCGCTCTTCGAGCAGTTCCAGGCCCAAGCCAAGGCCGTCGGTTTCGAAGTGAAGATCGACCTGCTGGACCTCTCCAGCTGGTACGGCGCGCTGGCCAAGCACGAATACAACCTGGTTTCGGCGCCATATACCAAGGTCGGCCCATCGGTGCTGCGCGTGCTCTACCACTCCGACTCCACGGTTCCTGCGCCTTCGGGATACTTCGCCAACAACGCCCAGGTGAAGAACGAGAAGCTCGACAAGCTGCTCACCGAAGCCGAAGAGACCGAGGATCAGGCACAGCGCGCCTCGCTCTACGAGCAGGCGCAGAAGATCGTGCTGGAAGGCTATTACGTGCTGCCGCTGTACGATCAGCAGAACCACTTCCTGTACGGCAAGAATGTCCACGGTATCGGCACCACCACCGCGGTGTCCTCCCCGGTCTACTTCGACACCTTCCTGACGAAGTAG